The genomic DNA CCCCGGCGTCGTCGAGGTTGTCGTCGAGCAACCCGCGGCCAGCACCGCCACTGCCGAGAACACCCCGACCCGCATCGACTGCAACATTGCGTCCCCCAACTGGATGAAGCCCGAAGTCTGCCACCCATCTCGGCGACGATCTCTCTCATCCAGACATTGGTGCAGCCAGTAGACAGCTCGACAGTAGGGTGGGCGAGTGGCCGAGATCGCGCCGCTGCGCGTGCAGCTGATCGCCCAGACGGAATTCCAGGCACCGCCTGACGTGCCGTGGAGCACCGATGCCGCGGGTGGGCCTGCGCTCACCGAGTTCGCGGGCCGGGCCTGTTACCAGAGTTGGTCGAAGCCCAATCCCAGGACGGCGACCAACGCGAGCTACATCCGCCACATCATCGACGTCGGCCATTTCTCGGTACTCGAACACGCGTCGGTGTCGTTCTACATCAGCGGGATCTCCCGGTCGGCCACCCACGAACTGATCCGGCACCGGCACTTCTCCTATTCGCAGCTCTCGCAGCGCTACGTCCCGGAGAACGACGCCGAGGTGGTAGTTCCGCCCGGGTTCGAAGACGATCCCGAGTTGGTGGAGCTCTTCACCGCAGCCGCCGACGCCAGCCGCGCGACCTACACCGACCTGCTGTCACGGCTGGAAGCCAAGTTCGCGGACCAACCCAACGCGGTTCTGCGTCGCAAGCAGGCCCGGCAGGCCGCCCGGGCTGTGCTGCCCAACGCCACCGAGACCCGCATCGTGGTCACCGGCAACTACCGCGCCTGGCGCCACTTCATCGCGATGCGGGCCAGCGAACACGCTGACGTGGAGATCCGCAGGCTGGCGATCGCCTGCCTGCGTGAGCTCGTCGAAGCCGCCCCCGCGGTGTTCTCCGATTTCGAGATTTCGACGCTCGCGGATGGTAGTGAGGTGGCAACCTCGCCTTTGGCCACGGAGGCTTGACGGAGTGGCCGGTCAACACCGCGACGAAGGTCCGATCGACCCGGGGTAATCTTGGCGCGTGAGCACGAGCGGAATCGATGTGACAGTCCAGTTGGGCACGGTGTTGACCGCAATGGCAACTCCGTTCAAGCCCGACGGTTCGCTGGATCTCGAAACAGCCGCTCGTCTGGCCAATCGCCTGGTCGACGCGGGGTGTGACGGTTTGGTGCTCTCGGGCACCACCGGCGAATCGCCGACCACCTCCGATGACGAGAAGCTCGCGCTGCTGCGCGTGGTGCTCGAGGCCGTCGGCGACCGGGCCCGGATCGTCGCCGGTGCGGGCAGCTATGACACCGCCCACAGCGTGCACCTGGCCAAGGCCAGCGCCGCCGAGGGGGCACACGGCCTGCTCGTGGTGACGCCGTACTACTCACGTCCCCCACAGGCCGGCCTGGTCGCGCACTTCACCGCGGTCGCCGACGCCACGGACCTGCCGAACCTGCTCTACGACATTCCGCCCCGGTCATCGATCCCGATCGCCTGGGAGACCATCAGCATCCTGGCTGCGCACCCGAACATCGTGGGCGTCAAGGACGCCAAGGGCGATCTGCACGGCGGCGGCCAGATCCTTGCCGAGACCGGGCTGGCGTACTACTCCGGGGACGACACCCTGAACCTGCCCTGGCTTGCCATGGGTGCCGTCGGCTTCGTCAGCGTCTGGGGACACCTCGCTGCAGGCCAGTTGCGGGACATGTTGACCGCGTTCAACTCTGGCGATATCGCCACCGCCCGCAAGATCAACCTGTCGTTGGCCCCCTTGGCCCGCGCCCAGGCCCATCTCGGCGGAGTCACGATGTCCAAGGAAGGCCTGCGATTGCAGGGATTCGATGCGGGTCTGCCGCGGCTGCCCCAGATCCCGGCCACCCCGGGCGAGATCGAGGCGCTGGCAGTCGATATGCGTGCGGCAGCGGTGTTGCGATAGTGGCCACCGAGCTCGCGCCCCCCAAGCCCCTGGCCCCCGGCGGTCTGCGAGTTACCGCGCTGGGTGGAATCAGCGAAATCGGCCGCAACATGACGGTCTTCGAGCACCTGGGCCGCCTGCTGATCGTGGACTGCGGGGTGCTCTTCCCGGGGCACGACGAACCGGGCGTCGACCTGATCCTGCCGGACCTGCGTCACGTGGAGAACCGGCTCGACGATGTCGAGGCACTCGTCGTCACCCACGCCCACGAGGACCACATCGGGGCGATTCCGTTCCTACTCAAGCAGCGTCCGGACATTCCGGTGGTCGGCTCGAAGTTCACTATCGCGCTGATCCGCGAAAAGTGCCGCGAGCACCGCATCAAGCCGGTGTTCGTCGAGGTCGCCGAGCGGCAGAGCAGCCAGCACGGCGTCTTCGAATGCGAGTACTTCGCGGTCAACCACTCCATCCCGGGATGCTTGGCCGTCGCGATCCACACCGGTGCCGGCACCGTCCTGCACACCGGAGACATCAAGCTCGACCAGCAGCCGCTCGACGGCCGTCCGACGGACCTGCCGGGCATGTCCCGGCTCGGTGACGCCGGCGTCGACCTGTTCCTGTGTGACTCGACCAACTCCGAACACCCGGGTGTCAGTCCGTCCGAGAGTGAGGTCGGCCCGACGTTGCACCGGCTGATCCGCGGTGCCGAGGGCCGCGTGATCGTGGCCTGCTTCGCCTCGAATGTCGATCGCGTGCAACAGATCACAGATGCGGCGGTGGCGCTGGGGCGGAAGGTCTCGTACGTCGGACGCTCGATGGTGCGCAACATGGGCATCGCCCGTGAGCTCGGCCTCCTGCGGGTCGCCGACGCCGACATCCTCGACATCGGGGCGGCCGAGATGATGCCGGCCGAGAAGGTCGTCCTGATCACCACCGGTACCCAGGGCGAGCCGATGGCCGCGCTGTCGCGGATGTCGCGCGGCGAGCATCGCAGCATCACGCTGACCGCGGGCGATCTGATCATCCTGTCCTCGTCGCTGATCCCCGGCAATGAGGAAGCCGTCTACGGTGTCATCGACGCGCTGGCCAAGATCGGCGCCCGCGTTGTCACCAATGCCCAAGCGCGCGTTCACGTTTCAGGCCACGCCTACGCCGGTGAGTTGCTGTTCCTCTACAACGGGGTGCGGCCTCGAAATGTAATGCCGGTGCACGGCACCTGGCGTCACATGCGCGCCAACGCGGCGCTGGCCGCCAGTACCGGGGTTCCGCCGGAGAACATCGTGCTGGCGGAGAACGGTGTGAGTGTGGACCTGGTGGCCGGTAAGGCCTCGATCTCCGGTGCGGTGACCGTCGGCAAGATGTTCGTCGACGGGTTGATCACCGGCGATGTCGGCGACGCCACTCTCGGTGAACGCCTCATCCTGTCTTCGGGTTTCGTCGCGGTGACGGTGGTCGTGCACCGTGAAACCGGGAAGCCCGCCGCTCCGGCCCATCTGTATTCCCGCGGGTTCTCCGAGGATCCGAAGGCGCTGGAGTCGGTGGCCCGCAATGTCGAGCGGGAGCTGGAAAGTCTTGCCGCCGATAACATCACCGACCCGATCCGGATCGCGCAGGCCGTCCGGCGGACGGTGGGCAAGTGGGTGGGCGAGGTTTACCGACGCCAGCCGATGATCGTTCCGACCGTCATCGAGATCTGACCGAATTGGTGCGCGGACCGCGTCGCCGGCCCGGTTAGATTGGGTCGGTGAGCCATCCCGCACCACAGGTGCCATGTGAACGACGTCGTCCGCTTCCGCCGTTCAATTCGGTGGACGACGTCAAACGGGCAGTGGTGTATCCCTACTTTCTTCGATATCTGCTCATCGTGGGCGGCATCCTGTTCGCGCTGGTGTTCCCCTGGGCGATCTATGCCGTTGTCGTCCGGGAGGACGGACCCGACACCATCGTCACCGTCGTGTTCGTGATCGCGCTCGCAACTGTCGCCGTGGGATCAAGGATCATGCCCTCCATCCTGGCGCGACGCTTCTACGACCGGGTGATGCGCGGGGGTGTGCTGTGCGACGTATATCCGGCCGGCTTGCCCGATACCAAGGCCGCGATCTTGATCGACGCCAGGTTGTCCGATGCGCAGGCGGCGTACGTCCACGACGTGATGACCACCTGGCTCGGGAGGTTGGCTTCGGACCCGGCGACCCGTGAACAGGCCGGCGAACTGTTCGCCGATGGCCCGATTCGCAGCGCCGACGGACTCGCCGGCCCAGCCGCCCGGGGTGGGTTCCTTGTCGCCCGCGACACGGATCCGCACAAGGGTTGGCGTCTGGTGTTGGCTGAGGAAAACCCGCGCGACCCGCACCGGCCGTATTCGAAAGGCCTTGTGGTCAAGGTCGAGACGCCGAGCATGGAGTCAGCCCGCAAGTAGCAGAATCCCGCCGACCAGCAGTGCGATCACCTTGATGAGCTCGAACCCGACGTAGTAGTAATGCGCCCGCGAACGTGACTCGGCCTCTTCGCCCGGGGCGACGGCCAGCACGGCGTCAGAGCGCTGAATCAGCTTGGGCCGCACCGCGATCAACTGCACCGCCAGTGCCGCGACGGCAACTGCGAAGGCCGCGATCACCGCTGCCGACGGGCGGTGCATGGCGAAGACCAAGATGATGACGACGGCGAATGCGGTTTCCACCGCGTTGAGCGCACGGAAAACCCTGCGCCCGATGCCGAGTCCGATCTGCAGCGTCACGCCCGGGGCCCGGAACTTCAGCGGCGCCTCGATGAACGAGATCGCCAGCACCATGCCCAGCCAGCAGAAGGCGACCGCGACCGCGACCGCCAGACCGGCATTCATCACATATCTCCCATCGGGCCTACTTCTCGGCCAATCGTCCCGTCAGTGGGTGCTTGCCAGCTTGCCAAAGGCCCCTGCATGAGCCCGAGGTGGATTGGCGCGGTGATCACGGATAGAGTTTATACAAGTTT from Mycobacterium sp. DL440 includes the following:
- the dapA gene encoding 4-hydroxy-tetrahydrodipicolinate synthase encodes the protein MSTSGIDVTVQLGTVLTAMATPFKPDGSLDLETAARLANRLVDAGCDGLVLSGTTGESPTTSDDEKLALLRVVLEAVGDRARIVAGAGSYDTAHSVHLAKASAAEGAHGLLVVTPYYSRPPQAGLVAHFTAVADATDLPNLLYDIPPRSSIPIAWETISILAAHPNIVGVKDAKGDLHGGGQILAETGLAYYSGDDTLNLPWLAMGAVGFVSVWGHLAAGQLRDMLTAFNSGDIATARKINLSLAPLARAQAHLGGVTMSKEGLRLQGFDAGLPRLPQIPATPGEIEALAVDMRAAAVLR
- the thyX gene encoding FAD-dependent thymidylate synthase, whose amino-acid sequence is MAEIAPLRVQLIAQTEFQAPPDVPWSTDAAGGPALTEFAGRACYQSWSKPNPRTATNASYIRHIIDVGHFSVLEHASVSFYISGISRSATHELIRHRHFSYSQLSQRYVPENDAEVVVPPGFEDDPELVELFTAAADASRATYTDLLSRLEAKFADQPNAVLRRKQARQAARAVLPNATETRIVVTGNYRAWRHFIAMRASEHADVEIRRLAIACLRELVEAAPAVFSDFEISTLADGSEVATSPLATEA
- a CDS encoding ribonuclease J, with the protein product MATELAPPKPLAPGGLRVTALGGISEIGRNMTVFEHLGRLLIVDCGVLFPGHDEPGVDLILPDLRHVENRLDDVEALVVTHAHEDHIGAIPFLLKQRPDIPVVGSKFTIALIREKCREHRIKPVFVEVAERQSSQHGVFECEYFAVNHSIPGCLAVAIHTGAGTVLHTGDIKLDQQPLDGRPTDLPGMSRLGDAGVDLFLCDSTNSEHPGVSPSESEVGPTLHRLIRGAEGRVIVACFASNVDRVQQITDAAVALGRKVSYVGRSMVRNMGIARELGLLRVADADILDIGAAEMMPAEKVVLITTGTQGEPMAALSRMSRGEHRSITLTAGDLIILSSSLIPGNEEAVYGVIDALAKIGARVVTNAQARVHVSGHAYAGELLFLYNGVRPRNVMPVHGTWRHMRANAALAASTGVPPENIVLAENGVSVDLVAGKASISGAVTVGKMFVDGLITGDVGDATLGERLILSSGFVAVTVVVHRETGKPAAPAHLYSRGFSEDPKALESVARNVERELESLAADNITDPIRIAQAVRRTVGKWVGEVYRRQPMIVPTVIEI